A single Brevundimonas sp. M20 DNA region contains:
- a CDS encoding lipopolysaccharide assembly protein LapB, producing the protein MSAARTTKRILKSTVAVAAAGTVALAPLAPLYAQEGGGALDPITIRIGANDTFTRVEFAGVIGARSQVRREGSAVIVRIGSTAAPDVSRLRVDPPRGVEKVETRAVRGGTELVLTLAEGADIRTGSSDGAVFVNLYPTAPEAPSTPLAPAQAVTVPVVSHVGPDKVTLDFKWDQPVPAAIFRRGDAVWVVFDAPGRLNMDGAKDLGPATGAHWTAAPDHVAVRIAAPRGLRVSAVSNGATWSVTVGGPAWSAGGVTVDRDDTGEPTLVARMAGATRAIWLTDPMAGDRFAAVTARAPGKGYADSRQTIDMTLLPTAHGLAVETMVSDLSVKADGDLVTLSRPGGLTLSAPSEGLEEASTEPGAPRKGQYPGQIVEGWENTGHAGFSARYRELQDAAALETAAAGDDPRAPIEARMALARFLVGSGLSFEAIGVLNAIVAQTPNMQGEPELRGLRGAARASIGRLEEAQGDFASAAVAGDPASAVWRGYIAAKQGDWVAARQAFSAGAGAVDDFPPIWRARFGAAHAEAALETGDPEAARALLAYVFSQNAPAADQLVARNVQARLFEQDGMGDRALAVYQAVSRARLDKVAVPAKLGLIRLSLERGTMKPDVAAKELEALRWRWRGDATELAVIRELGKLYLSQGLYREALTALKGVNGQMQRLPGAADLSMDLSNAFRMLFLEGGADGLQPVQALGLFYDFRELTPVGADGDEMVRRLSRRLVDVDLLDQAAELLKHQVDERLEGVAKAQVATDLATIYLMDRQPEKALQAIWSSRTTLLPTALNSERRALEARALMSLGRYDHALEVLGTDASPEAKAVKAEIFWKQENWGGAASLYEGALADRYSNPAPLTLDEEARLIRAGVGYSLARDAAGLGRLSRNYRPFVAGARSKVALSIALDGMGGMEGTVSAGDFATLSASADTFAGWVSEMKADLRQRTGGNRPATPARP; encoded by the coding sequence ATGTCCGCGGCCCGCACCACCAAGCGCATCCTGAAGTCGACCGTGGCCGTCGCCGCGGCCGGTACGGTCGCGCTCGCCCCGCTGGCGCCCCTTTACGCCCAGGAAGGCGGCGGCGCACTCGACCCGATCACCATCCGGATCGGAGCCAACGACACCTTCACGCGCGTGGAGTTCGCCGGCGTCATCGGCGCCCGCTCGCAGGTCCGGCGTGAGGGGAGCGCCGTCATTGTCCGCATCGGCTCGACCGCCGCGCCGGATGTATCGCGTCTCCGGGTCGATCCTCCGCGCGGTGTGGAGAAGGTCGAGACCCGCGCGGTGCGCGGCGGCACCGAACTGGTTCTGACGCTGGCCGAGGGCGCGGACATCCGCACCGGGTCGTCGGACGGCGCGGTCTTCGTCAACCTGTATCCTACGGCGCCCGAAGCGCCCTCGACCCCGTTGGCGCCCGCGCAGGCGGTCACGGTGCCGGTGGTCTCGCACGTCGGCCCCGACAAGGTGACGCTGGACTTCAAGTGGGATCAGCCGGTTCCCGCCGCGATCTTCCGGCGGGGCGATGCGGTCTGGGTGGTGTTCGACGCGCCGGGCCGCCTCAACATGGACGGCGCCAAGGATCTGGGACCGGCGACCGGGGCCCACTGGACCGCCGCGCCCGATCACGTCGCCGTCCGGATCGCCGCGCCGCGTGGCCTGCGGGTCTCGGCCGTCTCCAACGGCGCGACCTGGAGCGTGACCGTCGGCGGGCCCGCCTGGTCGGCAGGGGGCGTTACTGTCGATCGCGATGACACCGGTGAGCCGACGCTGGTCGCCCGCATGGCCGGGGCGACCCGGGCCATCTGGCTGACCGACCCTATGGCGGGCGACCGCTTCGCCGCCGTCACCGCCCGCGCGCCGGGCAAGGGTTACGCCGACAGCCGTCAGACCATCGACATGACCCTGTTGCCGACCGCGCATGGTCTGGCGGTCGAGACGATGGTGTCTGACCTGTCGGTCAAGGCGGACGGGGATCTGGTCACCCTGAGCCGTCCCGGCGGCCTGACCCTGTCGGCGCCGTCCGAGGGGCTGGAAGAGGCCAGCACCGAGCCGGGCGCGCCGCGCAAGGGCCAGTACCCCGGCCAGATCGTCGAGGGCTGGGAAAACACCGGCCATGCGGGCTTCTCCGCCCGCTATCGCGAGCTTCAGGACGCCGCGGCCCTCGAGACCGCCGCCGCGGGCGATGATCCGCGCGCGCCCATCGAGGCGCGGATGGCGCTGGCCCGGTTTTTGGTCGGCTCGGGCCTGTCGTTCGAGGCCATCGGCGTGCTGAACGCCATCGTCGCCCAGACGCCGAACATGCAGGGCGAGCCGGAACTGCGCGGTCTGCGCGGCGCGGCCCGGGCCTCTATCGGCCGTCTGGAAGAGGCGCAGGGCGATTTCGCTTCCGCCGCCGTCGCGGGCGATCCGGCCTCGGCTGTCTGGCGCGGTTACATCGCGGCCAAACAGGGCGACTGGGTGGCCGCGCGTCAGGCCTTCTCGGCCGGGGCCGGAGCGGTGGATGACTTCCCGCCGATCTGGCGCGCCCGTTTCGGCGCGGCCCACGCCGAGGCGGCGCTGGAGACCGGCGACCCCGAGGCGGCGCGCGCCCTGCTGGCCTATGTGTTCAGCCAGAACGCACCGGCTGCGGATCAACTGGTCGCCCGCAATGTGCAGGCTCGGCTATTTGAGCAGGACGGCATGGGCGACCGGGCGCTGGCCGTCTATCAGGCCGTCAGCCGCGCGCGGCTCGACAAGGTCGCAGTCCCCGCCAAGCTGGGGCTGATCCGTCTGTCGCTGGAACGCGGCACGATGAAGCCGGACGTCGCGGCCAAGGAACTTGAGGCGTTGCGTTGGCGCTGGCGGGGCGACGCGACCGAACTGGCCGTCATCCGCGAGTTGGGCAAGCTGTACCTGTCGCAGGGCCTGTATCGTGAGGCCCTGACCGCGCTGAAGGGCGTCAACGGTCAGATGCAGCGCCTCCCCGGCGCGGCGGACCTGTCGATGGACCTGTCCAATGCCTTCCGCATGCTGTTCCTGGAAGGCGGCGCCGATGGGTTGCAGCCCGTGCAGGCGCTGGGTCTGTTCTATGACTTCCGTGAGCTGACCCCGGTCGGCGCCGACGGCGACGAGATGGTGCGCCGCCTGTCGCGGCGTCTGGTCGATGTCGATTTGCTGGATCAGGCCGCCGAGCTTCTGAAGCATCAGGTGGATGAGCGTCTGGAAGGTGTCGCGAAGGCCCAGGTCGCGACCGATCTGGCCACCATCTATCTGATGGATCGCCAGCCGGAGAAGGCGCTGCAGGCGATCTGGAGTTCCCGCACGACCCTGCTGCCGACGGCCTTGAACAGCGAGCGTCGGGCGTTGGAGGCGCGGGCGCTGATGAGCCTGGGCCGTTATGATCACGCGCTGGAAGTGCTGGGAACCGATGCCTCGCCAGAGGCCAAGGCGGTGAAGGCCGAGATTTTCTGGAAGCAGGAAAACTGGGGCGGCGCCGCGAGCCTGTATGAAGGGGCGCTCGCCGACCGCTACAGCAACCCCGCGCCCCTGACCCTAGATGAGGAAGCCCGGCTGATCCGCGCCGGCGTCGGCTATTCGCTGGCGCGTGATGCGGCGGGGCTGGGCCGGCTGTCGCGCAACTATCGTCCGTTCGTGGCCGGAGCCCGCTCGAAGGTGGCACTGTCGATCGCGCTGGACGGCATGGGCGGTATGGAGGGGACTGTCTCGGCCGGCGACTTCGCCACGCTCAGCGCCTCGGCGGACACTTTCGCCGGTTGGGTGTCCGAGATGAAGGCGGACCTCAGACAGAGAACGGGCGGGAATCGCCCAGCAACCCCCGCCCGTCCCTGA
- a CDS encoding DUF983 domain-containing protein → MSDPEYPRLSTLKTGLRCRCPRCGEGPLLRGFLKIRDNCPKCGLDYSFADPADGPAFFGMSVVGVIGMALFMWFEFTVHPPVWVHFAVTMPLLTLGCLAVLRPLKGWLVSEQFIHKAAPPEWESIGGHGEGSRWK, encoded by the coding sequence ATGAGCGACCCCGAGTATCCGCGTCTCAGCACCCTGAAAACCGGCCTGCGTTGCCGCTGCCCCCGTTGCGGCGAAGGCCCGCTGCTGCGCGGCTTCCTCAAGATTCGCGACAACTGCCCGAAATGCGGCCTGGACTACAGCTTCGCCGACCCGGCGGACGGCCCGGCCTTCTTCGGGATGAGCGTTGTCGGCGTGATCGGCATGGCCCTGTTCATGTGGTTCGAGTTCACCGTCCACCCGCCGGTCTGGGTGCATTTCGCGGTCACCATGCCCCTGCTGACACTCGGCTGTCTCGCCGTCCTGCGCCCGCTGAAGGGTTGGCTGGTGTCCGAGCAGTTCATCCACAAGGCCGCTCCGCCCGAATGGGAGAGCATCGGCGGGCACGGCGAAGGATCTCGCTGGAAGTAA
- a CDS encoding HAMP domain-containing sensor histidine kinase: protein MSGEPGRFRLFVRRHWPALRLRTILLAVLLFAALLPGFAGIFLRVYENTLVRQTEAELVAQTAVLSATAEALWPGSRLTTPTEAQRRAPDWYRPEGATIDLGSTPVLPPRPRASPASPPRTDAVAVGERLDPIMEETSRTTLASIILLDRDGTAVRGFGQGGSWKAIPEVRSALAGRPATVLRRNAGYQPRYSMEWLSRASALRIHHARPVVVNGQVEGVILVSRSPRALFRGIYQDRIKIALGIVGVLGFIAFLAVLVSRGIAKPIERLSRVTREVAAGGGEVPPPPATAAIEIRTLYEDFGFMAEAIERRSRYLRDFAAAVSHEFKTPLAGINGAVELLQDHEDMSPEERRRFLDNIAGDGRRLSALVTRLMDLARADMARPEAGLSVALKPPLLKAVDAASPELKVELDLPDDLPPVAAPEATLEVVVATMLENSRQAGATSVRIAARVAGETVILSITDDGPGVTPADRQRIFEPFFTTRRSEGGAGLGLSIARALLAANQATLDLVPSEGGAVFEIGLPAAGR, encoded by the coding sequence GTGAGCGGCGAACCGGGCCGTTTCCGCCTGTTCGTGCGGCGGCACTGGCCCGCCCTGCGACTGAGAACGATCCTGCTGGCGGTGCTGCTGTTCGCGGCCCTGTTGCCGGGGTTCGCGGGCATCTTCCTGCGGGTCTATGAGAACACGCTTGTGCGTCAGACCGAGGCGGAGCTCGTCGCCCAGACGGCAGTCCTTTCGGCGACGGCGGAGGCTCTGTGGCCCGGGTCCCGGCTGACCACGCCGACCGAGGCCCAGCGACGGGCGCCCGACTGGTATCGACCGGAGGGCGCGACCATCGACCTGGGCTCCACCCCGGTTCTGCCACCCCGCCCCCGAGCGAGCCCGGCCAGTCCGCCACGAACCGATGCGGTCGCCGTCGGCGAACGGCTGGACCCGATCATGGAAGAAACCAGCCGAACGACCCTGGCCTCGATCATCCTGCTGGACCGCGACGGGACGGCGGTGCGCGGTTTTGGTCAGGGCGGAAGCTGGAAGGCGATCCCGGAGGTTCGATCCGCTCTGGCGGGGCGTCCGGCGACCGTGCTCAGGCGCAACGCCGGCTACCAGCCGCGCTATTCGATGGAGTGGCTCAGCCGGGCCTCGGCCCTGCGCATCCACCACGCCCGCCCCGTGGTGGTGAACGGGCAGGTGGAGGGAGTGATCCTTGTCTCCCGCTCACCACGCGCCCTGTTCCGGGGCATCTATCAGGACCGCATCAAGATCGCCCTGGGCATTGTGGGGGTGCTGGGTTTCATCGCCTTCCTGGCGGTGCTGGTCTCGCGCGGCATCGCCAAGCCCATCGAGCGGCTCAGCCGGGTCACGCGCGAGGTCGCCGCCGGGGGCGGGGAGGTCCCGCCGCCGCCCGCCACCGCGGCCATCGAAATCCGCACCCTGTACGAGGATTTCGGCTTTATGGCCGAGGCCATCGAGCGCCGCTCCCGCTATCTGCGCGACTTCGCCGCCGCGGTGAGCCACGAGTTCAAGACGCCGCTGGCCGGGATCAACGGCGCGGTCGAACTGCTGCAGGACCATGAGGACATGTCGCCTGAGGAGCGACGTCGGTTCCTCGACAACATCGCCGGCGACGGACGCAGGTTGTCGGCGCTCGTCACGCGCTTGATGGACCTCGCGCGGGCGGACATGGCGCGGCCCGAGGCGGGGTTGTCGGTGGCGCTCAAACCGCCGCTGCTGAAGGCCGTTGACGCCGCCTCGCCGGAGCTGAAGGTCGAACTGGATCTGCCCGACGATCTGCCGCCCGTCGCCGCGCCCGAGGCGACGCTGGAAGTGGTCGTGGCGACGATGCTCGAGAACAGCCGTCAGGCCGGGGCGACGTCAGTGCGGATCGCGGCGCGAGTCGCCGGGGAGACGGTGATCCTGTCGATCACGGACGACGGACCGGGGGTGACGCCGGCGGATCGTCAGCGCATCTTCGAGCCCTTCTTCACCACCCGCCGCAGCGAGGGCGGAGCCGGGCTGGGCTTGTCCATCGCCCGCGCCCTTCTGGCCGCCAATCAGGCGACGCTGGACCTCGTGCCCTCGGAGGGTGGCGCTGTGTTCGAGATCGGATTACCGGCGGCTGGACGCTGA
- a CDS encoding response regulator: MAIMQRTVLVVDDDPHIRDLLTFALRKAGLATREAGDGEAALTDLEAHPSDLVVLDINMPRMDGIETCRRMRAKGDTPVLFLSSRDDEFDRILGIELGADDYVTKPFSPREVVARVAAILRRTARTPAPLPSGAVVHGKLSLDAEGWRAAWAGAEVPLTVTEFAIVRVLAAQPRMVFTRDAIIDRVHGPGFAMTDRTIDSHVRNLRGKFAAVGGGDVIETRAGLGYQLGPCVGAAA, encoded by the coding sequence ATGGCGATCATGCAGCGCACCGTTCTGGTGGTCGATGACGACCCCCACATCCGCGATCTTCTGACCTTCGCCCTGCGCAAGGCAGGATTGGCCACGCGTGAGGCGGGGGACGGGGAGGCGGCCCTGACCGATCTGGAAGCGCATCCGTCCGATCTGGTCGTGCTGGACATCAACATGCCGCGCATGGACGGGATCGAGACCTGTCGCCGGATGCGGGCGAAGGGCGATACGCCCGTGCTGTTCCTCTCATCCCGGGATGACGAGTTCGACCGTATTCTGGGCATCGAACTGGGCGCCGACGACTATGTGACCAAGCCCTTCAGCCCGCGTGAGGTGGTGGCGCGCGTCGCGGCGATCCTGCGGCGGACGGCGCGGACGCCCGCGCCCCTGCCCTCGGGCGCGGTGGTCCACGGCAAGCTGTCGCTCGACGCCGAGGGTTGGCGCGCCGCCTGGGCGGGCGCGGAGGTGCCGCTGACGGTGACCGAGTTCGCCATCGTGCGGGTGCTGGCCGCCCAGCCGCGCATGGTCTTCACCCGTGACGCCATCATCGACCGGGTGCACGGCCCCGGCTTCGCCATGACCGACCGGACCATCGACAGCCATGTCCGCAATCTGCGCGGCAAGTTCGCGGCGGTCGGCGGCGGCGATGTGATCGAGACCCGGGCCGGGCTGGGGTACCAGTTGGGGCCCTGCGTCGGCGCGGCGGCGTGA